The following are encoded together in the Vidua macroura isolate BioBank_ID:100142 chromosome 6, ASM2450914v1, whole genome shotgun sequence genome:
- the LOC128809009 gene encoding POLG alternative reading frame-like, translated as MSPPCDNGEEPAKAGGTRDALGALAEPCQRVRHSRCAAQAAEHSTLLPGAAPGRLHPNPRYPARSSEARRCLPRTPQVLLVENDPAELGKARALLGSQLPHGSHLPRAWRRKRASRTPPPFRSAPQAALPREEPSARSVLNKNQVVSPLRARARRKALSRGARSSPPPVPIASPRGPAGPACLGPLPHACPGPGFGAGGGGPHPSAGQGPGSGRVLPAGAAARQPGAAARAGLRCAGGAGFFVGCRVTGSH; from the exons ATGTCGCCGCCGTGCGACAACGGGGAAGAGCCCGCAAAAGCCGGAG GTACGCGCGATGCCCTGGGAGCCCTGGCTGAGCCGTGCCAGCGAGTGAGACACTCGCGCTGCGCTGCCCAGGCAGCTGAGCATTCCACattgctgccaggagctgctcccggGAGGCTGCATCCCAACCCAAGGTACCCGGCACGAAGTTCAGAGGCACGCCGCTGCCTCCCTCGTACTCCACAGGTGCTGTTAGTGGAAAACGACCCCGCGGAGCTCGGAAAGGCCCGGGCGCTCCTTGGTTCGCAGCTCCCTCATGGGAGCCATCTGCCCCGCGCCTGGCGCAGGAAGCGCGCCTCCCGCACTCCTCCTCCCTTCCGCTCTGCCCCGCAAGCGGCTCTGCCCCGAGAGGAGCCCAGCGCTCGgagtgttttaaataaaaaccaagtGGTATCGCCCCTCCGGGCTAGAGCGAGGAGGAAGGCTCTCAGTCGGGGGGCTCgatcctctcctcctcctgtgcccATCGCATCTCCCCGCGGACCAGCTGGCCCTGCCTGTCTTGGTCCCCTCCCTCACGCCTGTCCGGGACCcgggtttggggctgggggaggcggTCCCCACCCCTCCGCGGGGCAGGGGCCGGGGTCGGGGCGAGTGCTgccggcgggagcggcggctcGGCAGCCCGGGGCTGCAGCCCGGGCCGGGCTGCGCTGCGCTGGGGGAGCAGGTTTCTTTGTTGGCTGCCGGGTGACTGGTTCCCATTAA